The following proteins come from a genomic window of Brevibacillus antibioticus:
- a CDS encoding cell wall hydrolase, with product MAYPYGEPLENYDELEGRDSVDLLARIIYAEASTESKEGKRGVAFVIQNRKELVRNKAPHHKEFGKKATFESVILHPGQFNGAESDQMLKPVLKSKAWKDSLDIAQNLSDQDNPIGTCLWFNGVKVFQKNTTSNEKYYTGWGGKAKIVEREDIGDHVFFRVEGYSVTK from the coding sequence ATGGCATATCCATACGGTGAACCATTGGAAAATTACGATGAGTTAGAAGGTCGTGATAGTGTAGATTTACTAGCACGCATTATTTACGCTGAAGCGAGTACAGAATCAAAGGAAGGAAAACGAGGAGTTGCTTTCGTAATTCAGAATCGTAAAGAATTAGTGAGAAATAAGGCTCCGCATCATAAAGAATTTGGGAAAAAAGCCACTTTTGAGTCTGTGATTCTCCATCCTGGTCAGTTTAATGGTGCGGAATCCGATCAGATGCTGAAGCCAGTTCTTAAAAGTAAAGCTTGGAAAGACTCATTGGATATTGCGCAAAATCTGAGTGATCAAGATAATCCAATCGGAACCTGCCTATGGTTTAATGGTGTTAAAGTATTCCAAAAAAATACAACGTCCAACGAAAAGTATTACACAGGTTGGGGTGGCAAGGCCAAGATCGTAGAACGAGAAGATATTGGTGACCATGTATTTTTCCGAGTAGAAGGTTACTCCGTCACGAAGTAA
- a CDS encoding RNA polymerase sigma factor: MEELLQQLPNEKERHVIRKIVLEGFTAREVGEVLHIGERGVNQCKNRSLKKLHNYLITNSV, from the coding sequence GTGGAGGAACTGTTACAGCAACTACCCAATGAAAAGGAAAGGCACGTCATCCGCAAGATCGTATTGGAAGGCTTTACGGCAAGAGAGGTCGGAGAAGTGCTACACATTGGAGAAAGAGGCGTGAATCAATGCAAAAATCGGAGCCTAAAGAAACTACACAATTATCTAATCACGAATTCAGTCTAA
- a CDS encoding aminoglycoside phosphotransferase family protein: protein MKKISEGRTAEVFAQDQEKILKLYRDGFPMEAVKYEYEVNRIVAFLEIPAPRAYDLIDFDHKKGIVFERIEGSTLLRMGVQFPNELNSLTKEFAELHYRIHKYELDVERIGGSSVLNQKEVLARNVQNASQLSNEVKHKIIEYLKNLPDGNRLCHGDFHPENVMIGERNWVIDWMTGMIGNPAGDVARTLLLFRFGTLPDEAPSSVKDALELMRDKINGVYLEQYLSYSGLQFSDIDEWMLPIAAARLSEWIPDEEKALLLNLIEERLK, encoded by the coding sequence TTGAAAAAAATTAGCGAGGGTCGAACAGCCGAAGTATTTGCTCAAGATCAGGAGAAGATATTAAAGCTTTATAGGGACGGATTTCCAATGGAAGCGGTGAAATATGAATATGAAGTAAATCGGATTGTGGCCTTCCTTGAAATTCCTGCTCCAAGAGCGTACGATTTGATTGACTTTGATCATAAGAAGGGTATTGTGTTTGAAAGGATTGAGGGCTCAACACTGCTTCGTATGGGTGTTCAGTTTCCTAACGAACTCAATTCCTTGACTAAAGAGTTTGCTGAACTACATTATCGCATACATAAATATGAACTTGATGTGGAACGAATTGGAGGATCATCCGTCCTTAATCAGAAAGAGGTCTTGGCTCGTAACGTTCAGAACGCTTCCCAACTATCTAACGAAGTGAAGCATAAGATCATTGAATATTTGAAAAATCTACCGGATGGAAACCGTCTATGCCATGGTGATTTTCATCCAGAAAATGTTATGATCGGTGAGCGTAACTGGGTAATAGATTGGATGACAGGGATGATCGGTAATCCTGCTGGTGATGTCGCTCGCACTTTACTATTATTCCGTTTTGGTACGCTGCCTGATGAGGCTCCAAGTAGCGTTAAAGATGCACTTGAACTGATGAGGGATAAAATAAACGGAGTATACTTGGAACAATATCTTTCATATTCTGGTCTGCAGTTCAGTGACATTGATGAGTGGATGTTACCGATTGCAGCGGCTAGACTATCAGAATGGATTCCTGACGAAGAGAAAGCACTACTGTTAAACTTAATCGAAGAACGATTGAAGTAA
- a CDS encoding SpoVR family protein, whose protein sequence is MTNDERKELERSIDEITEIAKGFNLDFYPMRYEICPSDIIYTFGAYGMPTRFSHWSFGKSFYRMKLQYDLNLSKIYELVINSNPCYAFLLDGNSLIQNKLIVAHVLAHCDFFKNNMRFSNTNRDMVESMAASGERIRQYEIEYGKEAVENLLDASLAIQEHIDPSLLRPKLRWKREPEEANKKTRNERQSPYDDLWGLDRKAKEDAEPVKAPRKFPPEPEKDLLLFIMEYSNILDDWQRDVLTIIRDEMLYFWPQMETKIMNEGWATYWHMRILREMELTESETIEFAKLHSSVIQPSTTSINPYHLGLKILEDIEKRWDNPTKEEQERFGRKPGEGRAKIFEVRELESDISFIRNFLTKDLVSDLDLYMFGKQGNDWVVAEKQWEQVRDGLAGTRVNGGFPYVLVHDGDYLRSGELYLKHHFEGLELDVKYVEKTLPYIYTMWGKSVHLESMVEDRQVLFTYDGKKVHRRFL, encoded by the coding sequence TTGACCAACGACGAGCGAAAAGAACTGGAGCGATCCATTGACGAAATTACCGAGATCGCCAAAGGGTTCAATCTCGATTTTTACCCGATGCGATACGAGATATGCCCGTCTGACATCATTTATACATTTGGCGCGTATGGAATGCCGACCAGATTTTCTCATTGGAGCTTTGGGAAGTCCTTCTACCGTATGAAACTGCAATATGACCTGAATCTGAGCAAAATCTACGAGCTCGTCATCAATTCCAACCCTTGTTACGCGTTTCTTTTGGACGGCAATTCCTTGATCCAAAACAAGCTCATTGTGGCTCACGTTCTTGCTCACTGCGACTTTTTCAAAAACAATATGCGCTTCTCCAACACCAATCGGGATATGGTCGAAAGCATGGCGGCCAGCGGAGAGCGGATTCGCCAGTATGAAATCGAGTACGGCAAGGAGGCTGTCGAGAATTTGCTCGATGCGAGTTTGGCGATTCAGGAGCATATCGATCCGAGCTTGTTGCGTCCGAAGCTGCGTTGGAAACGAGAGCCAGAGGAAGCTAACAAAAAGACAAGGAACGAACGGCAATCGCCGTATGACGATCTCTGGGGATTGGACCGCAAAGCAAAAGAAGATGCCGAGCCGGTAAAAGCACCACGCAAATTCCCGCCAGAACCGGAGAAAGACCTGCTGCTGTTTATAATGGAATACAGCAATATCCTAGACGATTGGCAACGTGATGTGCTGACCATCATCCGGGATGAGATGCTTTATTTCTGGCCGCAGATGGAAACGAAGATCATGAACGAAGGCTGGGCCACCTACTGGCATATGCGCATCCTGCGGGAAATGGAGCTGACAGAATCGGAGACGATTGAGTTTGCCAAGCTGCATTCCTCCGTTATTCAGCCTTCGACGACAAGCATCAATCCGTATCATTTGGGCCTGAAAATTTTGGAGGACATTGAAAAGCGCTGGGATAATCCGACGAAGGAAGAACAGGAGCGCTTCGGACGCAAGCCAGGAGAGGGACGCGCGAAAATTTTCGAGGTGCGTGAGCTGGAGTCCGACATCAGCTTCATTCGCAACTTCCTGACCAAGGACCTCGTCAGTGATTTGGATTTGTATATGTTCGGCAAGCAGGGCAACGATTGGGTTGTCGCGGAAAAACAGTGGGAGCAGGTACGTGATGGTCTTGCGGGCACACGGGTGAACGGGGGATTCCCTTATGTGCTCGTGCATGATGGAGATTACTTACGCTCCGGTGAACTGTACTTGAAGCATCATTTTGAGGGGCTGGAGCTGGATGTCAAATACGTAGAAAAAACATTGCCGTACATCTATACCATGTGGGGAAAATCCGTTCATCTGGAATCGATGGTGGAGGACCGACAAGTGTTGTTTACGTATGACGGCAAGAAAGTGCACCGCCGCTTTTTATAG
- a CDS encoding DUF423 domain-containing protein, which yields MKLFLMLGSISGFLSVALGAFGAHALKEKLDEYSLGIFHTGVTYQTTHALALVLVALLLKWYPDSSGLVWAGWCFTAGTLIFSGSLYTLAMTGIKVLGAITPIGGVLFLAGWALLAIHAWKTVS from the coding sequence ATGAAGCTGTTTTTGATGCTAGGCAGTATCAGTGGATTTCTTTCGGTTGCGTTAGGAGCATTCGGGGCACATGCACTGAAGGAAAAACTGGACGAATATTCGCTGGGCATTTTCCATACGGGCGTGACCTATCAGACGACACATGCGCTGGCTCTCGTGCTGGTTGCCCTGTTGCTCAAATGGTACCCGGATTCTTCTGGCCTCGTTTGGGCAGGCTGGTGCTTTACAGCCGGAACCTTGATCTTCTCCGGCAGTCTCTACACGCTGGCAATGACCGGTATTAAGGTTCTCGGTGCGATTACACCGATTGGCGGAGTTTTGTTCCTCGCTGGATGGGCGCTGCTTGCGATTCATGCCTGGAAAACCGTATCGTAG
- a CDS encoding arylamine N-acetyltransferase has protein sequence MKIIPYWAKTYLHRLGLKQEEASLPYLSALCRAHLQTFPYENVSKLLSYYFHKNSCVPTPSAYIENAVRHNFGGTCYANNASFLALLHLLGFNGYLVSLADEHAAIIITDLLESSYPLYVDVAAAAPLFQPVPFTSNPLYQSSFGYESVLISPDSADPHRYRFRRMRHQLLVNDSWHFDPTQKRELSDLAPAIARSFQPDATFLTCLRVHMYQLSQKRCLSLKNNSLFILYENGEDQKLRLRTIDELEFIVTHEFGLPRLPVREAVTILADAGIDVFADKS, from the coding sequence ATGAAAATTATTCCGTATTGGGCAAAGACATATTTGCACAGGCTCGGATTAAAACAAGAAGAAGCAAGCCTTCCTTACCTATCCGCATTGTGCCGTGCTCATTTACAAACGTTTCCCTACGAAAACGTGAGCAAACTCCTCTCTTACTACTTTCACAAAAACAGCTGCGTCCCTACTCCTTCTGCCTACATAGAAAATGCTGTGCGCCACAATTTCGGCGGAACCTGCTATGCCAATAATGCAAGCTTTTTGGCTTTGCTACACCTGCTTGGTTTTAACGGCTATCTCGTCTCGCTGGCTGACGAACACGCCGCAATAATAATTACAGATCTTTTGGAATCTTCTTATCCACTGTATGTGGACGTTGCGGCAGCGGCTCCCTTATTTCAGCCTGTCCCTTTTACATCTAATCCTCTCTACCAATCTTCCTTTGGCTACGAATCAGTCCTGATTTCGCCTGATTCTGCCGATCCACACCGTTATCGTTTTCGTCGCATGCGACATCAATTGCTGGTAAACGATAGCTGGCACTTCGATCCGACACAAAAACGTGAGCTTTCCGATCTAGCACCAGCCATCGCCCGATCCTTTCAGCCTGATGCTACTTTCTTAACATGCCTGCGTGTCCATATGTATCAACTCTCGCAAAAACGATGTCTATCACTGAAAAACAATTCCCTGTTCATCCTGTACGAAAACGGTGAAGATCAAAAACTGCGTCTCCGCACTATCGACGAGTTGGAATTTATTGTCACACACGAATTCGGATTGCCTCGACTTCCAGTCCGAGAAGCCGTTACTATCCTTGCTGATGCTGGTATCGATGTGTTCGCTGACAAGTCCTGA
- a CDS encoding DUF6143 family protein produces the protein MTKPSYTRPSYFYRGIPDVYMQMGYYPFPTPSATEQLSRSVHIPYAMSMAEQCKYFMGQSEKMIVSDGAIGIAALSNPLRSGVHLFVHHWMITNPSPHPIEAHFLFGKASSITGTTLSRQVTSGYVQLPACPAAQGQLLHGAGMTDTFSDHIHAATRIIPPSSTVEGTPGGQWILGPGMALIVRVPHTGEKTSFSFSIDWWEQPVYG, from the coding sequence ATGACAAAGCCCTCCTATACTCGCCCCTCGTACTTTTATCGCGGAATACCAGATGTCTACATGCAGATGGGATACTATCCGTTTCCCACTCCTTCTGCTACGGAACAGCTGAGTAGGAGTGTTCACATTCCGTATGCGATGTCGATGGCGGAGCAATGCAAATACTTCATGGGGCAATCGGAAAAAATGATCGTGAGCGATGGGGCTATCGGGATCGCTGCCTTGTCGAATCCCTTACGCTCCGGTGTTCATTTATTTGTCCATCACTGGATGATCACCAATCCATCCCCGCATCCGATAGAAGCCCATTTCTTGTTTGGCAAAGCCTCCTCAATCACAGGTACAACTCTCTCACGTCAAGTGACTTCTGGTTATGTTCAACTCCCCGCTTGTCCCGCCGCCCAAGGACAACTTTTGCATGGCGCTGGTATGACGGATACCTTTTCTGATCACATCCATGCCGCCACACGAATCATTCCGCCGTCCTCCACAGTTGAGGGTACTCCTGGCGGACAGTGGATTCTCGGACCAGGAATGGCGCTCATCGTTCGCGTTCCACACACAGGAGAGAAGACATCCTTTTCCTTTTCAATAGACTGGTGGGAACAACCCGTATATGGGTAG
- the helD gene encoding RNA polymerase recycling motor HelD, whose product MSVTDQDRQNEQQRVEQVISEIKNRIDDLKEHVNVVSEDIIGIRKHFWDDVTVNFEDATEAAETYASIKQQAEVLSERERIHRHAQNQLRTLQRLLHSPYFGRIDFQEELESKPEAIYLGIASLLDKNDEEFLVYDWRAPISSLYYDYSPGPAEYNTPSGSINGEITCKRQYIIRDGKLLHLFDTGVTIGDELLQEVLGKQADSQMKSIVATIQRDQNRIIRNERSRLVIVSGAAGSGKTSAALQRIAYLLYRYRKTLTAEQIVLFSPNSLFNSYVSTVLPELGEENMQQTTFQEYAEHRLGDDFRLENPLEQMEYVLTANDQPGYEARLEGIRFKSSALFLQAMDEYANSLKQSGIMFRPVTFRNQTLISAAHIHELFYSLDTNLPIPNRMVLVAKSLLTELKKMEQRERSKPWVEDEMELLDRDAYVAAYQSLRRKKQFREDTFDDFEREQELLANWIVKKQFQPLRNFIRELQFIDTRAIYRQLFLSLDLLGTLAPNTLQHDVWDNWPAVCEQTAERLEQQYLACEDIPPYLYLQERLEGKQTNNLVRHVFLDEAQDYSAFQFALIKSLFPRAKMTVLGDWNQAIYAHAYHQNSFEAVTSLFEPEETESFVLTKSYRSTYPIVLFTRQLLRNGEMIEPFMRDGRLPTLTKVTSPQAHTDQIEARIRELADRGHQTIAVITKTLEEAHIVHDDLQERLPIRLIKPATLSFEKGILIIPSYLAKGVEFDAVILYDASTTCYSEERERKLFYTACTRAMHELHLYYSGEKSPFLDNVSPAYYELFV is encoded by the coding sequence ATGAGCGTGACTGATCAAGATCGGCAAAACGAACAACAACGTGTTGAACAAGTCATCTCAGAGATAAAAAACCGAATAGATGACCTCAAAGAGCATGTGAATGTCGTGAGCGAGGATATCATCGGAATTCGCAAGCATTTTTGGGACGACGTGACAGTCAACTTCGAGGATGCCACCGAAGCTGCCGAGACTTACGCCAGTATCAAGCAGCAAGCGGAAGTCCTGTCCGAGCGTGAACGCATCCATCGCCATGCCCAAAATCAGTTGCGTACGCTGCAGCGATTGTTGCACTCTCCCTATTTTGGCAGGATTGATTTTCAGGAAGAGCTAGAATCGAAGCCAGAAGCCATCTATCTTGGCATTGCTTCTTTGCTGGATAAAAACGACGAGGAGTTTCTCGTCTACGACTGGCGCGCTCCGATCTCCAGTCTGTATTACGACTACTCTCCGGGGCCAGCAGAGTACAATACCCCAAGCGGAAGCATAAATGGAGAGATTACGTGCAAACGACAATACATCATTCGCGACGGCAAATTGCTGCACCTGTTTGATACGGGCGTGACGATTGGCGACGAGCTGCTTCAGGAGGTACTCGGCAAACAGGCTGACTCGCAGATGAAAAGCATCGTGGCCACGATCCAACGGGATCAAAACCGCATTATCCGAAATGAACGCAGCCGACTCGTCATCGTCTCCGGAGCTGCCGGTAGCGGAAAAACGTCTGCGGCTTTGCAACGAATCGCTTATTTGTTATACCGTTATCGCAAGACATTGACCGCGGAGCAAATCGTCTTGTTCTCGCCCAACTCTTTGTTTAACAGCTACGTCTCGACCGTTCTTCCTGAGCTCGGCGAGGAAAATATGCAGCAAACGACTTTTCAGGAATACGCGGAGCATCGTCTCGGTGACGACTTCCGCCTGGAAAACCCGCTTGAACAGATGGAGTATGTACTGACAGCGAATGATCAGCCTGGATACGAGGCGCGACTGGAAGGAATCCGTTTCAAATCAAGCGCCTTGTTTTTGCAGGCCATGGATGAATACGCGAATAGCTTGAAGCAATCTGGTATCATGTTTCGCCCCGTTACATTTAGAAATCAGACTCTAATCAGTGCGGCTCACATCCATGAGCTGTTTTATTCTCTCGATACGAATCTGCCGATCCCCAATCGGATGGTACTCGTTGCAAAATCACTGCTGACAGAGCTGAAAAAAATGGAACAGCGTGAACGATCAAAACCATGGGTAGAAGATGAAATGGAGCTGCTTGACCGGGACGCTTATGTAGCTGCCTATCAATCGCTGCGCCGCAAAAAGCAGTTTCGGGAGGATACCTTCGATGACTTTGAACGCGAGCAGGAGCTATTAGCCAACTGGATCGTCAAAAAGCAGTTTCAGCCTCTGCGCAATTTTATCCGGGAACTTCAATTTATTGATACGCGGGCTATTTACCGCCAGCTTTTCTTGTCACTTGACTTGCTCGGGACACTTGCGCCAAACACTCTCCAACATGATGTATGGGACAATTGGCCCGCAGTGTGCGAACAGACAGCAGAGCGTTTAGAGCAGCAATATTTGGCATGTGAAGACATCCCTCCTTATTTGTATTTGCAGGAACGATTGGAGGGCAAGCAGACGAACAATCTCGTCCGTCATGTCTTTCTCGATGAAGCCCAGGACTACTCCGCCTTTCAGTTCGCTCTCATCAAGAGCTTGTTTCCCCGTGCCAAAATGACCGTGCTGGGAGACTGGAATCAGGCGATTTACGCTCATGCGTATCACCAGAATAGCTTTGAGGCTGTCACATCCTTGTTTGAGCCTGAAGAGACGGAGAGCTTCGTCCTGACCAAAAGCTACCGCTCCACCTATCCTATCGTCTTGTTTACACGACAACTTTTGCGAAATGGGGAAATGATTGAGCCTTTTATGCGTGACGGTCGCTTGCCAACACTAACCAAAGTGACATCTCCTCAAGCTCATACCGATCAAATCGAAGCACGCATACGTGAACTCGCCGATCGTGGTCATCAGACGATCGCTGTTATCACCAAAACGCTAGAGGAAGCCCATATCGTTCATGACGATTTGCAAGAGAGATTGCCGATTCGCTTGATAAAGCCCGCTACTCTTTCCTTCGAGAAAGGAATCTTGATCATCCCCTCTTACTTGGCAAAAGGAGTCGAGTTCGATGCGGTCATCCTCTATGATGCTTCCACCACCTGCTATAGCGAAGAAAGGGAACGCAAGCTTTTTTACACGGCATGTACAAGAGCCATGCACGAGCTACACCTTTACTATTCGGGTGAAAAAAGTCCATTTTTAGATAACGTTTCTCCTGCGTATTATGAGCTGTTTGTTTAA
- a CDS encoding DoxX family protein: protein MAYEKAFVLLRIGTGILFFIHGIAKLQKGMDNVVMTFGDLSLPGWLAYLVLIVELIGGLALIIGVGARYAAWGLAAIMAGAIVTVKWAKGFVGGYEMDLILLLVTICVGLKR, encoded by the coding sequence ATGGCTTACGAAAAAGCGTTTGTTTTATTACGGATCGGGACGGGAATCTTGTTTTTCATCCATGGCATAGCCAAGCTGCAAAAAGGGATGGATAATGTCGTGATGACGTTTGGCGATCTCAGCTTGCCGGGGTGGCTGGCGTATCTGGTGTTGATCGTTGAACTGATCGGCGGTCTCGCGCTGATCATTGGGGTAGGGGCGAGATATGCTGCCTGGGGATTAGCTGCGATCATGGCAGGTGCGATTGTGACAGTGAAATGGGCGAAAGGCTTTGTCGGCGGTTATGAGATGGATTTGATCCTGCTGCTTGTCACGATTTGTGTGGGTCTAAAAAGGTGA
- a CDS encoding bis-aminopropyl spermidine synthase family protein: MKNYIADTYKQVRLQEGQRVIEQFLLACYFHPGLPTKELARKVLLPVPVATAIKKELIKAGAIQQGSGVRCTAEGEAFIEQKLGYGGLDRELYEKLMGDDEAWKTELADLKAEMETIFAGRPQVDVQIDQSKCTVETSLRRAILCLRHQSLVGKKILCVGDDDLVSISLGLLLKRLFPEKQQRPEQIDVVDIDERFLQYITDVSKQNALSVACHQADLRQPLPKKLQGGYDCFFTDPPYTLQGMALFLSRGISGLQKQKGLSIFLSFAHKSPDFTLNMQREFVLAGLTVQEVLSHFNEYEAAQMIGNKGQMIVLTTTELTTPTIKHPFLKSLYTGEETPSKREYLCKRCKRSIQVGAQAKIVTIEQLKKRGCPRCKHQSFELLSRRRAQD; encoded by the coding sequence ATGAAAAATTATATCGCAGACACCTATAAACAAGTGCGTTTACAAGAAGGTCAACGAGTGATCGAACAGTTTCTGCTCGCGTGTTATTTTCATCCGGGTTTGCCTACGAAAGAGCTAGCGAGAAAGGTACTCTTGCCTGTACCTGTGGCAACTGCGATCAAAAAAGAGCTGATCAAGGCAGGAGCCATACAGCAAGGGAGCGGGGTAAGATGCACCGCAGAAGGGGAGGCGTTCATTGAGCAAAAGCTAGGGTATGGTGGGCTGGATCGAGAGCTGTACGAGAAGCTAATGGGAGACGACGAAGCTTGGAAAACCGAGCTGGCTGACTTGAAAGCGGAGATGGAGACGATTTTTGCTGGGCGTCCGCAAGTCGATGTACAGATCGATCAGTCCAAATGCACAGTCGAGACGAGCTTGCGCAGGGCCATTTTATGCTTGCGGCATCAGAGCTTGGTGGGCAAAAAAATATTATGCGTCGGGGATGATGATTTGGTCAGTATCTCACTGGGGCTTTTGCTCAAGCGCTTGTTTCCAGAGAAACAGCAACGTCCAGAGCAAATTGACGTAGTCGATATCGATGAACGCTTTCTCCAGTACATTACGGATGTGTCCAAGCAAAACGCATTGTCCGTAGCCTGCCATCAGGCTGATTTGCGACAGCCGCTGCCAAAGAAGCTGCAGGGTGGGTATGATTGCTTTTTTACTGATCCACCTTACACGCTGCAAGGAATGGCTCTGTTTTTATCCCGCGGAATCAGTGGACTACAAAAGCAAAAAGGACTGTCCATCTTCCTGTCCTTTGCGCATAAATCGCCTGATTTCACACTGAATATGCAAAGGGAGTTCGTGCTGGCAGGCTTGACCGTACAAGAGGTGCTCAGTCATTTCAATGAATACGAAGCGGCGCAAATGATTGGAAACAAGGGACAGATGATCGTGCTTACCACAACAGAGCTGACGACTCCGACGATCAAGCATCCATTTCTGAAGTCGCTTTACACGGGCGAAGAGACTCCTTCCAAGCGTGAGTATCTATGCAAGCGTTGCAAGAGATCGATCCAGGTAGGGGCACAGGCAAAAATAGTGACGATTGAGCAATTGAAAAAACGCGGCTGCCCTCGTTGCAAGCACCAGAGCTTTGAACTGTTGTCCCGCCGGAGAGCACAAGACTGA